The DNA sequence GCAGTCCAGAGTAACGTCTCCAATTGGCAACGAGCCTTGGTATAGGGCTTTTGGGGGTTGTTCTTGATCTGACATTTTATTTCCTCAGCAATGGGTTCTCGTCTAAATCAGTGCGCAAGACTTTGGTTTGATCAGTTTTTCTCGTCCAATCACTTTATCAGCCGCCACGCGGGACAGGAAGCCGGAACGGCTGGTTATGTCAAGCGTGCATCAGAGCCATGAGATCATCTTTGTGCACTATAAGGTAGTCCGCGCGTTTCGCCAGATCAAAAAATTCTGCCATAGTCGCAACATGCTGATCTTTGCGTAAAACCTGTGACAAAGTGATGTTACCATTTTTCAGTATGAGTAACAGGCGTCCATTGGCAACAGGAGGCTCGTTTTTGCTGATAAACTCACCATCAAGCACCAGACGATGAACATACTCAATTGCCTGTGGTAGCTGCGAGACCTCTAACTCATCAATGTGGTTAACATTAAAACGATGATGAATCAGGCTGTATGCTTCTGGGTACATCAGACTTTTCTTTCCAACTAGCATATTGATGGCATCGCGTAACGGAGTTCTCTCATCTGTGGTGGTGGACTTGCGTTTTACTTCACCTGTACTCCAGTACTCGTACAGAACATCATCGCATTCATTCTGGTACTGGATCACACGCTCACGAATTTCTAGTCTGACTTTGTTGGGGCTGATAGTCTGAAGCCAGCCGTTCAGTTTTCGTAATGCTAGGCAGATCACATCACGAGATTGAGTATCTCCTGGTAGCTGCATTGCGATTTTAACAATGCAGCTTTTAAACCGGTTTTTCATTTTCGTAAACTGAGAGGCCCAATCCATCCCCATACCTTCAACAATCGGCTTCATGGTGGTATAGGGTTCGCCGTTATGATTCACAATGTAAAGCCGAGTGCCATGAAAAGGTACGGTGATTGTTTTCATTTAGTACCTCCCATCACGATTCTGGTAACCAGAAAGGATTTGGCCTGCGAAATGGCAGGGCTGTAAGCTGCGATACGCATGGCTTCGCGTTCCAGCAGTTCGGCCAGCTTAAATTTATCGGCACAGTCAGATTTTTTGAGAAGAAGTTTTACCAAATTGACGTAATAGTCATGGGGTAGGTTAGCCATATTGACCTCACTGATTTTTTCGAATTACCACTGTCGGAGTGGCGCCGGGAGGTTCGAAACGGCTCAGTGAGACCGCGGACTTATTTCCCTTACGGGTGTTGTATTCGTCGCCCTCCCGACATTGATCGGGGTGTGTCCGCATACAACGTCCACTATATGACAGGCATAAAAAATCCAACACTTTCGGGGTTGGTTCTGACCGCACTGAGAAGAGGTTTCGACGCCTCGCTGATGATACTAGTAAATCGCTTCGTAGCTTGCAA is a window from the Erwinia sp. genome containing:
- a CDS encoding hypothetical protein (ID:JIFNMEKO_01173;~source:Prodigal:2.6), whose translation is MKTITVPFHGTRLYIVNHNGEPYTTMKPIVEGMGMDWASQFTKMKNRFKSCIVKIAMQLPGDTQSRDVICLALRKLNGWLQTISPNKVRLEIRERVIQYQNECDDVLYEYWSTGEVKRKSTTTDERTPLRDAINMLVGKKSLMYPEAYSLIHHRFNVNHIDELEVSQLPQAIEYVHRLVLDGEFISKNEPPVANGRLLLILKNGNITLSQVLRKDQHVATMAEFFDLAKRADYLIVHKDDLMALMHA
- a CDS encoding hypothetical protein (ID:JIFNMEKO_01174;~source:Prodigal:2.6), whose translation is MANLPHDYYVNLVKLLLKKSDCADKFKLAELLEREAMRIAAYSPAISQAKSFLVTRIVMGGTK